The Triticum aestivum cultivar Chinese Spring chromosome 7B, IWGSC CS RefSeq v2.1, whole genome shotgun sequence genome window below encodes:
- the LOC123160332 gene encoding GDSL esterase/lipase At3g09930, with the protein MFVFGDGFVDNGNLPETDTWRQWSYPYGSYLNSRGSATPVPTGRLSNYWIQSDFIARILGLSEAPPSYRLTPHLSCDPSGMTFAFGGAGVYEVPDKKVPTLATQVNAFTRLLNAGVISKQQLQSSVALVSISGSDYMTGANVENAFLSSFDDIDSYIGNVTTEIAKNVGRLQRLGVRKVLVNNMHPIGCTPLRTSSSNYTTCDLLANYAATVHNINIEHLMGNKNNAHILDLYTAFTDIVNHAPGEGSEQSNNFKRKLTPCCEASTELGYCGQVSPSGERLYDLCKNPDKKFYWDESYPTTAGWEAVTEALEEPLREFLDRDYVP; encoded by the exons ATGTTCGTCTTCGGCGATGGCTTCGTCGACAACGGCAACCTCCCGGAGACCGACACATGGCGTCAATGGAGCTATCCCTACGGCTCCTATCTCAACTCCCGTGGATCTGCGACTCCTGTTCCAACTGGGCGCCTTTCCAACTATTGGATTCAATCTGACTTCATCG CAAGGATCTTGGGCCTCAGTGAAGCCCCTCCATCGTACAGGCTCACGCCACATCTATCTTGCGACccatctggcatgacctttgctttcGGCGGCGCTGGCGTCTACGAGGTGCCGGACAAGAAGGTGCCGACCCTTGCCACACAGGTCAATGCTTTCACGAGACTACTCAATGCTGGGGTCATCTCAAAACAACAGCTTCAGAGCTCGGTCGCTCTCGTCTCCATCTCCGGCAGTGACTACATGACTGGTGCCAACGTAGAGAATGCCTTCTTGAGTAGCTTCGATGAT ATCGATAGTTATATTGGGAATGTGACGACCGAGATTGCGAAGAACGTGGGGAGGCTACAGAGGCTAGGTGTGAGAAAGGTACTAGTGAACAACATGCATCCCATTGGCTGCACGCCTTTGCGGACTAGTTCGAGCAACTACACGACATGCGACCTTCTGGCCAACTATGCCGCAACTGTGCACAACATCAATATAGAACACCTAATGGGCAACAAGAATAATGCCCACATACTGGACCTCTACACTGCCTTCACCGACATCGTCAATCACGCCCCTG GTGAAGGGTCGGAGCAGTCAAACAATTTCAAGCGCAAGCTGACACCTTGCTGCGAGGCTTCCACTGAGCTGGGGTACTGTGGACAGGTTAGCCCTTCAGGGGAGCGCCTCTATGACCTATGCAAGAATCCTGACAAGAAGTTCTACTGGGACGAGTCTTACCCGACAACTGCTGGGTGGGAAGCTGTTACAGAGGCGCTAGAAGAACCTTTGAGGGAGTTCCTAGATCGGGACTATGTTCCATGA